CGCGTCGGACGAACAACACGGCTCCCTAGGCGTCGTAGTTCGGCATGCACCCGCCGTTGGGGCCGCATGGCCCGGTGCCTTGTGGCCAGCACGACGGGTTGCAGGCCGGTCCGCAGTTCGGCCCGCACTGAGGGTCGCACGCCGACCACGGACGGGCGGCGAAGGCCGTGCGCAGTTTCTCACCGACCTCGCCCGCTCGTGGCCCGGCGAGGATGTCGGCGAGCGCCTGGTCGCGCACGTTGCCCACCGGCATCCACCGGGAGAACACGCACGGCCACACCTGCCCGGTCGGGGAGATCGCGATCTTGCCATCGCCGCAGTGCCCGCACAGCTGATCCAGCCCGGCCGCGCCGGTGCGCACTCCGCGGCCGACCTGCCTCAGCCGGTCGTTGCCGATCTCGGTCACCCCGAGCTCGCGCAGCTCGGCCACCGCCTGGCCGCTGCGCTGCCCCTCCCACAGGTTCACCACCCCGGCCCGTAGCGGGATCGAGCGGCGCAGCGCCTCGACGATGTTGGCCTTGGTTCGCTCGTAGGTCCGCCGGCGGGTGATCGCGGCGTGCTCGCCGGGGTCGGTGGAGTAGTACGACGTCGCCAGCCGCACGCCGGGCTGGGCGAGCACGTCCCACAGCACCGGGTG
This portion of the Saccharopolyspora antimicrobica genome encodes:
- a CDS encoding radical SAM/SPASM domain-containing protein; translated protein: MDNGISFVWLEITGKCQLECTHCYAESGPSGDHGVMQVHDWQRAIDQSAALGVRMVQFIGGEPTRHPALPVLINHALGRGVEVEVFTNMVSIHPVLWDVLAQPGVRLATSYYSTDPGEHAAITRRRTYERTKANIVEALRRSIPLRAGVVNLWEGQRSGQAVAELRELGVTEIGNDRLRQVGRGVRTGAAGLDQLCGHCGDGKIAISPTGQVWPCVFSRWMPVGNVRDQALADILAGPRAGEVGEKLRTAFAARPWSACDPQCGPNCGPACNPSCWPQGTGPCGPNGGCMPNYDA